The genomic region ACGAGCGTCGCGGTGTACTGCCGCTCGACCGCCTCGCCGCCGGCGGTCAACTCGCGGATCGCTCGCAACTCCGCCTCCTCGATCCGGAAGTGAGCATACAGCTTACCGCGTCCCGCCTTCTTGAAGTGGATGGTCGCGCGCGTGTCCCACACGCTGTACTCCGGCCCGAGGTTGCGCGCGATCATGAGCATGTACACGGGATCGAGGGCGGAGTAGAGGGTGCCGCCGAAGATGGTGCCGCGGTAGTTGCGGTTGCGCCAGTTCAGCTTGACGGTGAGCTCGGCTTCCAGCCAGTCGTCGGAGACGTAGGTCGCGCGCGTGCCGCTGCTGGCCAGGAAGTAGAAGAGGTTGATGCGCCAGCGCACCAGCTTGTTGCGGAGCGACTCCCGGCGCCGAGCGGACGTGCCCACGCCGGGAGTCTAAATCAGGCTTCCGAAGATGGTGAAGTCGAGGTCACTGCTATCGGTGTGCAGGCCGCGCTTCCGCAGTTCGGACTCACCTCGCCGATCGATTCGTCCCGACGGACTATTCGTCCGCTTTGAGCTTGGTGCGGGTGGTGACGAACAAGTCGAAACTTGTGCGCGTCGGATCGGCTGAGTTGAAGTACAGGGTGGTTCCGTCAGCCGAAAGCTCCGGCAGCCCGTCAGTGAACTCCGTATTCACCACAGGGCCGAGGTTCTCCGGCGCGGACCAGGGATCGGAAGTGGTGGGCCGTGTCGCAACCCAAAGGTCATCGTCGCCAAAGGAA from Terriglobales bacterium harbors:
- a CDS encoding DUF4442 domain-containing protein — translated: MGTSARRRESLRNKLVRWRINLFYFLASSGTRATYVSDDWLEAELTVKLNWRNRNYRGTIFGGTLYSALDPVYMLMIARNLGPEYSVWDTRATIHFKKAGRGKLYAHFRIEEAELRAIRELTAGGEAVERQYTATLVDREGTPHVVVEKTIYIRKRDPNKAHGKDRVSSMLQMR